The following proteins are encoded in a genomic region of Spirosoma sp. SC4-14:
- a CDS encoding serine hydrolase: MLFLRITTVLVWLITTLTSGQLLPAQTQQVDTLIWREMRERRIPGVQVAVVQHGQIILSKSYGVATIQQSMPVTNQTVFSINSCTKAFTGVAIMQLVEAGKVDLEAPVSRYLPGLPQAWQPVKIRQLLTHVSGLPDILRKVLNPATGAFMGQDNEESAWAKVQQLPMEFPTGEQFSYNQTNYVLLGKIIDKFNQKPFAEVYRDKQFLAAGMLHTCFGDSRDVIPNMARGYRYVTRLDGRNLNESKLVNVYEEFPGFRRAASGINSTAEDLAHWIGALQQGKILKTKDALNTLWRPGTYNNGSPTQWALGWVSKPRPKHPAVTATGGGRSAFFVYPDDDLAVIVLTNLSGSYPEDFIDELAGCVDPDIPASDPITALRMQLRKRGFDRAIEVVNDEQKKNSDFKPSENDLNDWAYRMMSQGQLNEALGVFKLNVYLYPQRWNVYDSYGEALFRSGQKDAAIAMYKKSIALNPNNQGGKAMLERIQK, encoded by the coding sequence ATGTTGTTTCTCCGAATTACTACTGTTCTTGTTTGGTTGATTACTACACTCACAAGTGGGCAACTATTACCGGCGCAAACTCAACAGGTCGACACATTGATTTGGCGCGAAATGCGCGAACGCCGGATTCCTGGCGTACAGGTTGCCGTGGTGCAGCATGGCCAGATTATACTGTCAAAATCGTATGGAGTCGCCACTATTCAGCAATCGATGCCAGTTACCAACCAGACCGTATTTTCAATCAACTCGTGCACCAAGGCTTTTACGGGTGTAGCAATCATGCAGTTGGTAGAGGCCGGGAAAGTCGATCTCGAAGCACCCGTATCCCGCTATCTTCCTGGGTTACCCCAAGCCTGGCAACCCGTAAAAATTAGGCAACTATTAACGCACGTCTCTGGCCTGCCCGACATTCTGCGGAAAGTGCTTAACCCGGCAACGGGCGCTTTTATGGGGCAGGATAATGAGGAGTCGGCCTGGGCAAAGGTGCAGCAGTTGCCAATGGAGTTTCCAACCGGTGAGCAGTTTAGCTACAATCAGACAAACTACGTTTTGCTGGGTAAAATCATTGATAAATTTAACCAGAAACCGTTTGCGGAGGTTTACCGGGACAAACAGTTTTTGGCTGCCGGAATGCTGCACACCTGCTTTGGCGACTCGCGCGATGTGATTCCAAACATGGCGCGCGGTTATCGGTATGTTACGCGGTTAGATGGCCGGAATTTGAATGAAAGTAAATTGGTTAACGTCTATGAAGAATTTCCGGGGTTTCGCCGGGCCGCGTCCGGCATAAATAGTACGGCCGAAGATCTGGCCCACTGGATTGGGGCACTGCAACAGGGTAAAATCCTGAAAACGAAGGATGCGCTCAATACACTTTGGAGACCCGGCACCTATAACAACGGTTCACCAACGCAGTGGGCACTTGGCTGGGTCTCTAAACCTCGTCCAAAACACCCCGCCGTTACGGCTACGGGCGGTGGACGCTCGGCTTTTTTTGTATATCCCGACGATGATCTGGCCGTTATTGTACTGACGAATCTGTCGGGTTCGTATCCCGAAGATTTCATCGACGAACTGGCCGGATGCGTTGACCCCGACATACCGGCCTCTGATCCAATTACGGCTTTACGGATGCAGTTACGAAAGCGCGGTTTCGATCGGGCAATTGAGGTAGTTAACGACGAACAGAAAAAAAACTCTGATTTCAAGCCCTCAGAAAATGACCTCAACGACTGGGCTTACCGGATGATGAGCCAGGGACAATTAAACGAAGCACTGGGTGTTTTTAAACTGAATGTCTATCTGTATCCGCAAAGGTGGAACGTCTACGATAGTTATGGCGAAGCTCTTTTTCGATCGGGTCAGAAAGATGCCGCCATTGCGATGTATAAAAAATCCATTGCGCTTAATCCTAACAATCAGGGTGGTAAAGCCATGCTGGAGCGCATTCAGAAATAA
- a CDS encoding nuclear transport factor 2 family protein, translating into MNSTATDLAAVRDKLALTELVNRLFMYTDDRNWPGLRNEVFTENVYLDMESNGGAPPGLVTAQSITDGWHKGFQGVDAIHHQGGHYLITVNGDQADVYGYAVATHYRTAALHGKTRTFVGSYDIKAERTPNGWRINQLKYNLKYADGNASLQ; encoded by the coding sequence ATGAACAGCACCGCAACTGATCTGGCAGCCGTACGGGATAAACTAGCCCTCACCGAACTGGTTAACCGTCTGTTTATGTACACCGACGACCGAAACTGGCCGGGTTTACGCAATGAGGTTTTCACCGAGAATGTCTACCTCGATATGGAATCGAACGGAGGGGCTCCGCCGGGTCTTGTCACGGCTCAATCCATTACCGACGGTTGGCACAAAGGCTTTCAGGGGGTTGATGCAATCCATCATCAGGGTGGGCATTACCTGATTACGGTCAATGGCGATCAGGCCGATGTGTATGGATACGCGGTGGCGACGCATTATCGCACGGCGGCCTTACACGGCAAAACCCGAACGTTTGTGGGGAGTTATGACATCAAAGCCGAACGAACCCCGAACGGCTGGCGAATCAATCAGTTGAAATACAACCTCAAATACGCCGACGGCAACGCATCGCTGCAATAA
- a CDS encoding ester cyclase, whose translation MRQNQVKQLAINFIEEVWNQQQYGKLDTYLHADYVDHSLPTVLPADRRGLLTWIQATSQSFSHQTVIEDQVAEDNKTILKVKMIMTHIGLWRGIEATGAQVSTTGYRFYRMAENRIIEHWAAIDGTGLEAQLRQKLNEGCKIPD comes from the coding sequence ATGAGACAAAATCAAGTGAAACAATTGGCTATTAACTTCATTGAAGAGGTTTGGAACCAACAACAGTATGGTAAACTCGATACGTATCTTCATGCTGACTATGTTGACCATTCCTTACCTACAGTCTTACCCGCCGACCGTCGTGGGTTATTAACATGGATTCAAGCCACCAGCCAGTCATTTTCCCACCAAACTGTTATCGAAGACCAAGTTGCTGAAGACAATAAGACGATACTGAAAGTTAAAATGATAATGACGCACATTGGCCTATGGCGTGGGATCGAAGCAACCGGCGCTCAAGTGAGCACAACAGGATACCGGTTCTACCGAATGGCCGAAAACCGAATCATAGAGCATTGGGCGGCTATTGATGGCACGGGGTTGGAAGCCCAACTTAGACAAAAATTAAACGAAGGCTGCAAAATTCCAGACTAA